The Mycolicibacterium brumae DNA window CACCCTGCAGTGCGGCCAATCCGAGCTGGACACCGCCGACCACACCCAGCGCCACCCGAAGGACCGGCACGCGCCGGATGACAGGCGCGGCGCCGGGGGAGACCGCCGACACCGCGGGCGCGTCAATCCCCGCCAGCGCCCGCAACGCCGACGCCTGCTCCGCGGCCCGGGCATGCCAGCCCCGGCAGTCGGGGCAGTCGGCGAGGTGCTCGTCGACCCGGGCGGCGGGCACGGGTTCACGCTCGCCGTCGATGCGGGCCGACAGCGCCTCGCGGGCGACGTCGCAGTTCACCTCTTAATAGTCGCGCAGCGGCCCGGCTTTTCTCCCGAGACCCCACTCCCGGACACCCCCGCCGTGGAAAAATCGCTGTTGGCCGCCGGTTACCATGGACGGGTGAACTGGACCGTTGACGTGCCCATCGAACAGCTGCCTGACCTGCCGCCGCTGCCCGAAGACCTGCGCACGCGCCTGGACGACGCGCTGTCGCGCCCGGCGGTTCAGCAGCCCAGCTGGGACGCGGATCAGGCCAAGGCCATGCGCACGGTGCTGGAAAGCGTCCCGCCGATCACGGTGCCCACCGAGGTCGAGCGGCTCAACAGCCAGCTCGCCCAGGTGTGCCGCGGTGAGGCGTTTCTGCTGCAGGGCGGGGATTGCGCCGAGACCTTCGCCGACAACACCGAGCCGCACATCCGCGCCAATATCCGCACCCTGCTCCAGATGGCCGTGGTGCTGACCTACGGCGCCAGCATGCCGGTGGTGAAGGTGGCCCGCATCGCCGGCCAGTACGCCAAACCGCGCTCGTCCGACATCGACTCCCTCGGCCTGCGGTCCTACCGCGGCGACATGATCAACGGGTTCGCCCCCGACGCCGCGGTCCGCGAGCACGACGCGTCCCGGCTGGTGCGCGCCTACGCCAACGCCAGCGCCGCGATGAACCTGGTCCGGGCGCTGACCGCGTCGGGCCTGGCCTCGCTGCACCTGGTGCACGACTGGAACCGCGAATTCGTCCGCACCTCGCCGGCCGGGGCCCGCTACGAGGCCCTGGCGGGGGAGATCGACCGCGCGCTGCGCTTCATGAGCGCCTGCGGCGTCAACGACCGCAACCTGGAGTCGGCCGACCTGTACGCCAGCCACGAGGCGTTGGTGCTCGACTACGAGCGGGCCATGCTGCGACTGGCCGACGACTCCGACGAGGCCGGCGGCAACTTCAAGCTCTACGACCTGTCCGCGCACTACCTGTGGATCGGGGAGCGCACCCGTCAGCTCGACGGCGCCCACATCGCGTTCGCCGAGGTGATCGCCAACCCGATCGGGGTGAAGATCGGCCCGAGCACCAGCCCCGAGCTGGCCGTCGAGTACGCCGAGCGGCTCAACCCGAACAATGTGCCGGGCCGGCTGACCTTCGTGTCCCGGATGGGCAACAACAAGGTGCGCGACGTGCTGCCGGCCATCATCGAGAAGGTGCAGGCCTCCGGACACCAGGTGATCTGGCAGTCCGATCCGATGCACGGCAACACCCACGAATCCTCCACCGGTTACAAGACCCGGCACTTTGACCGGATCGTCGACGAGGTGCAGGGCTTTTTCGAGGTGCACCATGCCCTGGGCACCCACCCGGGCGGCATCCACGTCGAGATCACCGGCGAGAACGTCACCGAATGCCTGGGCGGCGCCCAGGACATCGGCGACCACGATCTCGCCGGCCGCTACGAAACCGCGTGCGATCCGCGGCTCAACACCCAGCAGAGCCTCGAGTTGGCGTTCCTGGTCGCCGAGATGCTGCGCGGCTAGGAGCGAAGCGACCAGCGCAGCAGCCTCGGCGTAACGGCGGCGCCGAGATGCTGCGCGGCTAGAACAACCCCGGCAGGTGGGCGCCCAGCGTCCACCCGCCGAGCGCCGCGCCCGCGGTGAGCAGCCCCACCACCAGCACGGCCACCAGTAGGTTGCGGCGCTGCCGGTGCCGGTCCCAGACGAACGCGGACATCTCCACGCCGGCGAATTGTGCTGGCGGGTAATCGGATTCGGCGTCCCGCTGATCAGCGTCGAAGCCGAAGCCGTCCTCGGCGATTGCGGTGGCCTCCACCGCCCGGGGATGCCGGACGGTCTCGTGCTCGTCGGGGTCGCGCGGCAGCGCGCGGGTCGGGTTGCGGACCGGCGCCGGCGCAGCAGGGGGCGACAGGCGCGGAGGCGCGGCGACGGTCCCCCGGTCCGGGCGCGACGGCGTCGGCACCCGGAACGCCGGCAACGCCAGCTCGGTGGCGATGGCGTCCAGATCGGCGGCCATCGCGGCCGCGTCGGGATAACGCTGGTCGCGGTCCCGCCGGGTCGCCCGGGCGACGAACTCGTCGAACTGGGCCGGCACCCCGGCGATCGCCGCGCTGGGCGGCGCGACGTCGGCGTCGACCCGCCGGTAGGCCACCGCCAGCGCGCTGTCGCCGTCGAACGGGGTCGCCCCGGTGAGCAGCTCGTAGGTCAGCACACCCAGGGCGTACACGTCGCTGCGGGCGTCGGCGTCGCCGGTGGTCACCTGCTCCGGCGAGAGGTAGGCGGCGGTGCCCAGAATGACGCTGGTGGAGGTGATCCCGGCCTGCGCCAGCGCCCGGACCAGACCGAAGT harbors:
- a CDS encoding class II 3-deoxy-7-phosphoheptulonate synthase, which encodes MNWTVDVPIEQLPDLPPLPEDLRTRLDDALSRPAVQQPSWDADQAKAMRTVLESVPPITVPTEVERLNSQLAQVCRGEAFLLQGGDCAETFADNTEPHIRANIRTLLQMAVVLTYGASMPVVKVARIAGQYAKPRSSDIDSLGLRSYRGDMINGFAPDAAVREHDASRLVRAYANASAAMNLVRALTASGLASLHLVHDWNREFVRTSPAGARYEALAGEIDRALRFMSACGVNDRNLESADLYASHEALVLDYERAMLRLADDSDEAGGNFKLYDLSAHYLWIGERTRQLDGAHIAFAEVIANPIGVKIGPSTSPELAVEYAERLNPNNVPGRLTFVSRMGNNKVRDVLPAIIEKVQASGHQVIWQSDPMHGNTHESSTGYKTRHFDRIVDEVQGFFEVHHALGTHPGGIHVEITGENVTECLGGAQDIGDHDLAGRYETACDPRLNTQQSLELAFLVAEMLRG
- a CDS encoding protein kinase domain-containing protein → MSTVYRGVDLRLDRPVAIKVMDSRYAGDQQFLDRFELEAKAVARMSHPSLVAVYDQGVDLRRPFLVMELVEGGTLRDLLRERGPMPPHAAAAVLRPVLAGLAVAHRAGLIHRDIKPENVLISADGDVKLADFGLVRALAQAGITSTSVILGTAAYLSPEQVTTGDADARSDVYALGVLTYELLTGATPFDGDSALAVAYRRVDADVAPPSAAIAGVPAQFDEFVARATRRDRDQRYPDAAAMAADLDAIATELALPAFRVPTPSRPDRGTVAAPPRLSPPAAPAPVRNPTRALPRDPDEHETVRHPRAVEATAIAEDGFGFDADQRDAESDYPPAQFAGVEMSAFVWDRHRQRRNLLVAVLVVGLLTAGAALGGWTLGAHLPGLF